Genomic segment of Aerosakkonema funiforme FACHB-1375:
CAAGATACAATCCTAACGGGAGGAAACTGATGATCCAACTACAAAACTTAAGTCAAAATTCAACAGAATCTCTATCCATAACTGCGGTAATAGACAGTGCTTTATGCGTTGGCGCAGGCGGTACATCGGGAACATTAGCTGATAAACCAATTGTTCGCACAGCTACGGGAAAATTACTAATTCCCGCCTCTCAATTCAAAGGTCGCCTGCGTCACGAATGCGAAAAAATAGCCAGAGGTTTGCATAGGAAAGTCTGCGAATCTCCCAATCCCCAAACCATGTGTCCTCAACGTGCAAAATTTCCAGAGAACGAGGAAAGAGAATTTCATCGTCCAGATTATCAAATAGCAGGAGATGAACGCTATCACTGTCTGATTTGTCAAATATTTGGCAATCCCGCTTTACCTTCGCGTCTGCTATTTGATGACCTCATTTGCAACGAAAAAGCAGAAAATCTCCCAGAAGTATTGCGTCCCGGTGTTACCATCAATCGCCGCCGCCGGACTTCCGAAGACCAAAAGCTATTTCTCTTAGAAACATCGCCAGCAAATATCCAACTCGAATTTTCCGGTCACATTCATTTTTTGCCACGATATCCTGCTTATGCGAAACCGCTTTTATTCGCAGCATTACATCATATCCATGCTTTAGGCGGTAGTAAATCAGGTGGTTTAGGTTGGTTGCATTGGAAATTTCCAGACCTAAAAATTGATGATAACGCTTGGAATGCTTTAAAAACTTAAAAATAGCCAAAATAGACAATCCAAAATCCTCTCTTGCGAAGGTCACAATCGTGACGGGAACCGCCAAGACTGTGACTTCGCGCAAAATCTAAAATCCAAAATCGAATGACTTACGAAATTCAACTAACAATTACAGCCGTTTCACCGTTAGCCATTGGGAGACAAAAGCCTGGTGGTTCCGTAAGTGAAGCCGAAAGCTATATTCCCGGATCGGTGATTAGGGGTGCTTTAGCATCCGAAATCCTCCGCAAATCCCCCACACCAGAACCGGGGGACGACTTCCACAGCTTATTCTTAGGCGAAAATGCGGCAATTTTCCAGAATGGTTATCCTGCGATCGCCAAAGTTCAAGATAAACCAACGTTGCTACCTAATCCAATTCAGGTACTCCCCGCCACAGCAGTTAGTTCTAAAACCAATTCCGGTTTTAAAACAGATTCCAAAAATCACGGTGTTTTTGATACCTTAATCGATCGTTTTTGCGCCGGAGGCTATAACCATCCTTACGATCCGAATTGTCCGAAAGACTGTGGAAGAGTAGAACCTTATAGCGGTTTTTATGCTTGTATTGGTAACAATTACTATCCACTTTCAACGACTACTCGACTACTAACGCGAGTCGGAATCAACCGCCGTCGCGCCACTTCTGAAGAACAGGTAATTTACAGCATCGAAGTATTAAATGAAGTGGAAGGAAAAGAAGAACCTGCTACCTATCGCAGCAAAATTTTATTAGATAATGAGGAATTAGCTAATGCCTTAACTACTTTTATCAATTCCCATTCTTTCCGATTGGGTGGTTCTGCATCGCGGGGATTAGGAAAAGCAAAAATTATTGCTGCACTCAATCCCGTCACTACGGATGTGAAACCTCGGATTGACAAGTTTAATCGCGAACTCCAAGAACGGTGGAAGAAGTGGCAACTTTTTGGTGAACCCCAGCAAGATTTACTATCAAACCGCACCTATTTCACCCTCGATTTACAATCCGATGCTATTTTTACCGAAAATTGGCAACGAACCACAGTAATTAATGATAGAATGTTGAAAAAGTATGCTGCGATCGATGACCCTTCTTTAGAATTGCACGTTGCATATACCAGCTACGATTATCGTTCTGGCTGGAATGCCGCATGGGGATTGATGAAAGATGTAGAATTAGTTACCAACAAAGGTGGCGTGTATTTATTTAGTACAAGTTCACCAGACCTTTGGTATCAAGCATTAGGAAATTTGGAAATTCGGGGAGTTGGGGAACGTACTTCGGAAGGATTTGGTCAAGTTCAAGTTTGCAATGAATTTCATTTAGTATTTCGGGAAAACGCCGTATGAATTTAGCAGAACAGCAGATAGAACTCAAAGTCCAAAAAAACATCCGTCTTGCCGAAGATGATTTAGTGCTATGGATTCAAGCTGCTTTAGACAATCGTCAATCTTATGGCGATTTACAAGAAGCTCAATTTCGCAACTTAGTGCGCGTGGCAGATACAACCGATAGCGCGGAAGTGATTAAAAACTTCTTGCGCTATCAAGTCGGGCGCGATAATAAATGGGGAAGAGGTGACAATTCATTAGCAGCAACAATTGTCAATGATATTGATGGGCAAATCAAGAAAAAAGCTAATGATATTCACCAAGCGATTTCGGGCTCTAATTTAAAATTTATTTGGTTAGATTTAATTCGCCGCTACTTGGGGTATGGCGCTCGGTATTTGAAATACATCAAGTCTAAGTAATTTGCCTATTGACTTATTGGCAAGGAGGATAAATGCGTCGAATCGTAATTTCTACTATTGGCACAAGTTTGTTAACCAATCAAATTAATCGAGCTAATTCAGACGAAAAAGATTGGTATAATTTATTGAGAGACAATGCTAATTTATCACTGGCAAACACACCGTATGAAGTATTAACTATCATCGAAACATTGGTAGAAAGAGCCAAACAAAAATTGAAACAAAGCCAAGTAAAAACTATTCGGTTAGCTAGTGCTGAATTGAATGGAATTTATGGTTTATACCAGGAAAAACTTAGCGAAGGAAAACAGGATATTCATTGGTTAATTGCCACCGATACTGCTCAAGGACAAAAAACAGCCGAAATTGTCAGATCTTTTTTGGGTGACAATGAATTTAATGTGAATATTTACGTACCCCCAGGATTATCAACCGCTAGCAGTCGCGCTTTTGCAGATGGCATTGATAATTTAATTACTTGGATGCAAGAAACGATTCCATCTTTTAAGGAAAATGGCTACCAAGTTTCCTTCAATCTGGTAGGTAGTTTTAAAAGTTTGCAAGGATATCTGAATACGATCGGGATGTTCTACGCTGATGAAATTATTTACATTTTTGAAGGCCAAAATTCCGATTTAATTACCATCCCTAGATTGCCAATTACAATTGACACTTCGACGATCCAACCTTACAAATTACCATTAGCTTTAATGGATGCAGGGACAGAAATCGCTGTTGACGATGAAAAAATTCTAGGTATTCCAGAATCTCTAGTTTTTGATGACGGTCAAGAAATGACCTTATCGACTTGGGGTAAACTTGTCTGGACTCAATCTAAAGACGAGTTACTATCTCAGGAGTTATTGCCTTTTCCTCACCTAGAATATAAAGACTCTTTCTACAGGGATTACGAAAAAACTAAAACAAATCAAAAAGAACGGGTCAAATTGCAAGAGATCTTGGCAAAAGTCTCTTGTCTTTTGGAAAAATCAAAAGGTGATACCAGCATCTTAAAAGGTGAAGGAGGCGTCCAATATGACAAATACACGAATAAGGGTGATATGGCACATTTTCGCGTTACTCAAGGATTGCGGATAAGTTGCACGTCATCTAATGGAAAAATACTACTGCATCGCTATGGTAAAGAACCAGATGTGAATAACAATCCCTACTAAATCCAACCCTATGACATCCACCAAACTTTCCAACAAATTAACATTAGCCGAATTTCTGCAATTTCCAGAAACCAAACCAGCTAGTGAATACATCGACGGACAAATTTATCAAAAACCTATGCCTCAAGGAAAGCATAGCGCAATTCAAACTTTTTTAGCTTCTGCGATCGATCGAGTAGCAATTCCTATAAAAACGGCTAGTGCTTTTACAGAATTGCGTTGCACCTTTGGCGGTCGTTCAATAGTTCCAGATATCAGCGTTTTTACTTGGCAACGTATCCCTCTCGATGCTAACGGCGAAATCGAAAATACCTTTTCCATTCATCCAGATTGGGTAATTGAAATTCTTTCCCCAGAACAAAGCTCAACTCGCGTGATTGACAATATCCTTTTTTGTTTGAATGCGGGAACAGAATTAGGCTGGTTAATCGATGCCGAAGAGAAAATTATTATGGTTTTTCGTCCAGGTAAACAACCGGAAACTAAGGAAAATCAAGATAATTTACCCGTGTTAAGTTCGCTGGAAGATTTACAGTTATCCGCACAAGATGTGTTTAGCTGGCTTAGTTTAAATTGAAAATAAGGTAAACTATGTTTGATACTTTCAAAAATCGTTTGGAAATCGGCGGAACTCTCACAACTATAACCGCTTTGCGAATTAGTGCAGGACGTTCCACAGAACCGATCGGTTCCGATTTACCAGTAATTAAAGATGCGGTAGGACGACCTTTAATTCCGGGGTCAAGTTTTAAAGGCGCTTTGCGATCGCGTCTGGAAAGCTTCCTGCGCGGGATTGTGGGAAGCGATCGCAAATTAGTCGCCAATCCCGCCGTAGAGGATGAATGGTCGCTGAAAGCTGATGAAATTAAGTTACTTAAGGAAACATACACAAATGATTTTGACCTCAGCACTGCAATTTTAGAAGAAACCGATTTAGTTTCTCGGTTATTCGGTTCGCCTTGGATCGCCAGTAAATTTCAAGTGCGAGATTTAACGGTATTACCAGATAGTTGGTTTGGACAATATCAAGAACGGGATGGAGTTGCGATCGATCGAGATACCGAAACTGCTGCTGATGCCAAATTATATGATTTTCAAGTAGTACCAGCAGGAACGCAATTTGAGTTTAAAGCAGTAGTTGAAAACGCCGAACCTTGGGAATTAGGTTTATTAACCATCGGGTTGCATCAATTTGAAACAAAACAAATTCCGTTAGGCGGCGGACGTTCTCGCGGATTGGGTGTAGTGAAATTGGATATTCAGGAAATGCAATGGTTTGATGCAGAAGACGATCCAGAGTTATTACTAACTTACCTGCAAAATCTGGTTAACGGAGAAATGGATATTTACTCATGTTATCCAGAAAGAATTGCTTTGCTCAAACAGGAATGGACAAATGCTTTGATTACCCATTTAAGAACTTTCATGTCTGCTAATACCACTGCCGAGGAAAACAGCAATGTTTAAACGATTTGTCAATCAATGCACAATAGAGTTAACGATTACACCTGCTGGCCCAATTTTAATTAAATCTGGCAAAGAAGGTGCAGATCCCACGAAACCGGATATGGAATTTGTGGAAACCTATCACGGGGGAGGACGGACAATTTATTTACCTGGAAGTTCGCTGAAAGGTGCTATTCGCGCCCATGCAGAACGCATTGTGCGGACGGTGGGAAGCGATCGCCGTCCTGATAATTCTACCACTGTCTGGGCGAGCGACCCTCTCAGCGATGATAAAGAGGAACAAAAAAACATCAATCTTTACCTAGATAACTGGAAAAAGAAAAACAAAAATCATCCCCATCCCGGCGCGGAATTATACAAGCAATCTTGTTTCATTTCTCAAATGTTTGGTAATACTGCGATCGCCAGTCGCGTCAGAATAGAAGATGCTTATCCGGTTAATCCCAAACAATTGAAAATTGAAGCACGCAATGGAGTAGCAATCGATCGCGTGTTTGGTTCGGTTATACCAGGGGCGCTATTTAATTACGAAGTTTGTACTGCCGGCGAATTTCATACGAAAATTCATCTCAGAAATTTTACCCTTGCACAATTAGGATTGATCGGTTTAGTATTGCGCGATTTAAATCAAGGTTGGTTTGGGTTGGGTTTTGCTAAATCTCGCGGGTTGGGATTGGTGGAAGTTAAGTTAAATTCAGCCATTGTGCAATATCCCGGTTGTGTGATAAAAGATGAACAAATTAGCGCGATCGCACAACAAAAAAAATGGCCTCTTACCTCGTTACTGGGTGCGGGAATGTTTCTGGAAGATGAAGAAAGAAGCCGCTATGATTTCCCCGCAAACGAGCTGAAAGAAACATCGCCAAAAACAACACCAATGGAGTTTAATTTTGGCGTGCAACAGAGTTGGGAAGGGAGCGAAAAAGTGCGTGAATTGTTCTCGCAAACTGTAGAAGCTTGGTGTCAAATATTGCAGGGGACAGCAGCATGAATCCTTTTGTAGGTGTTAAACAAGTTAACTCATCTGACGATCTCAGAAAATTGCTAGATAAATTTGCGAAAAAGCCTACTTATTACTTTCTTCGGTGGCAAGATCGCGTAAGTGGAATTGTGGAGGACTTAAAAGATTTTCCCAGTCCAGAAGGGCAAATGTTTAATGGCGATCGCGAATTGCGTTGGAAACAACAAGGTCAAGGTTATTCGGTTTTGTTGCTGTCAATAACCGATCGGGATTCTAGCTTTAATTCTATTGATGAAGAACGAGATAAAAAAATAGAATGGCAAGTAGAACAACGACCTGCTTACATTTATCGCCCCGATGAAACTCGGTTTCCCCAAAAATTCATTGTACCTGACGCTCTCAATCCCATAATTAAGGATGAAAAAAATAATCCAAACAAAGTTAAACTAGCTCAACGTTATTTCATCGATCGCGAAACTTCTACCGTACATTTTATCGCTCTCATTGTTGAGATATCGCCATGACTGACAATCGACCAATTCGACGCCCTCAACCTAATCCTACACCAGAAACTAATAACCAAAAACCTTATCAACTGATTTCTTTACCCAGTCAGCCGCCACCGCGAGATAAACCAATTGGACAAGATCGATTTAAAAGCGATCGCATCAGCGGTACAATCTCTTTGCGCTTAACGGTGAAAACCGCTACTTTTGTCGCTTCTGGCGTCACCGCAATGGGTAGCGACTTATCGGGAAATGCCAAAAATATCCCGCTAATCAAAACTGCTGTCGGACGCGATCGACTGTTAACCATTCCGGGAAGTTCCCTTAAAGGTGTCGTGCGTTCTGCTTATGAAGCGATTACGCGCAGTTGTTTGTGCAAAACTAAGGCTGAATCAAATCAAATTCCCAATGGTTATCGGGAATGTAAAGATAATACTAAACTTTGTCCGGCTTGTCAAGTTTTTGGGGCAATGGATTGGCAAGGTTTGATTCGTTTTTCTGATGCGATTCTCAACAATGCACAGTGGAGTGTGGGATTTATGCCCTCACTTTACGCACCCAGAAAACAGCGTGCTGGGTACTATATAAATGGCAGAATAGCTGGACGCAAGTTTTATTATCATTTTGTTAAATCCATTGACAAAGGACAACAAGGTATCCCAGTCCAACAAGCGGGAAAGGAATTAATATTTACTACCCAAGTTGGATTGAGGAATTTAAGTTTAGCTGAATTGGGAACGCTATTGATTGTGTTAGGACAAGATAGTAAAAATCCCATCGCCTTAAAAGTGGGAAGCGGTAAGCCAATAGGGATGGGAACGATGGTAGTTGAAGTCACGGAAATTCAACGGATTGAAAAACAGAAAGAATGGCGCGATCGCTATTGCAATTACAACACTTCACCGCCTTCTCTGACTGGTAATTCCCTCAAAGAATTCATCCGAAAAGCTATCGAATTGGCATCCACCCAATTAGTACAATCGCAACA
This window contains:
- a CDS encoding RAMP superfamily CRISPR-associated protein; this translates as MIQLQNLSQNSTESLSITAVIDSALCVGAGGTSGTLADKPIVRTATGKLLIPASQFKGRLRHECEKIARGLHRKVCESPNPQTMCPQRAKFPENEEREFHRPDYQIAGDERYHCLICQIFGNPALPSRLLFDDLICNEKAENLPEVLRPGVTINRRRRTSEDQKLFLLETSPANIQLEFSGHIHFLPRYPAYAKPLLFAALHHIHALGGSKSGGLGWLHWKFPDLKIDDNAWNALKT
- the csx10 gene encoding type III-D CRISPR-associated RAMP protein Csx10, with translation MTYEIQLTITAVSPLAIGRQKPGGSVSEAESYIPGSVIRGALASEILRKSPTPEPGDDFHSLFLGENAAIFQNGYPAIAKVQDKPTLLPNPIQVLPATAVSSKTNSGFKTDSKNHGVFDTLIDRFCAGGYNHPYDPNCPKDCGRVEPYSGFYACIGNNYYPLSTTTRLLTRVGINRRRATSEEQVIYSIEVLNEVEGKEEPATYRSKILLDNEELANALTTFINSHSFRLGGSASRGLGKAKIIAALNPVTTDVKPRIDKFNRELQERWKKWQLFGEPQQDLLSNRTYFTLDLQSDAIFTENWQRTTVINDRMLKKYAAIDDPSLELHVAYTSYDYRSGWNAAWGLMKDVELVTNKGGVYLFSTSSPDLWYQALGNLEIRGVGERTSEGFGQVQVCNEFHLVFRENAV
- a CDS encoding CRISPR-associated protein — encoded protein: MRRIVISTIGTSLLTNQINRANSDEKDWYNLLRDNANLSLANTPYEVLTIIETLVERAKQKLKQSQVKTIRLASAELNGIYGLYQEKLSEGKQDIHWLIATDTAQGQKTAEIVRSFLGDNEFNVNIYVPPGLSTASSRAFADGIDNLITWMQETIPSFKENGYQVSFNLVGSFKSLQGYLNTIGMFYADEIIYIFEGQNSDLITIPRLPITIDTSTIQPYKLPLALMDAGTEIAVDDEKILGIPESLVFDDGQEMTLSTWGKLVWTQSKDELLSQELLPFPHLEYKDSFYRDYEKTKTNQKERVKLQEILAKVSCLLEKSKGDTSILKGEGGVQYDKYTNKGDMAHFRVTQGLRISCTSSNGKILLHRYGKEPDVNNNPY
- a CDS encoding Uma2 family endonuclease, encoding MTSTKLSNKLTLAEFLQFPETKPASEYIDGQIYQKPMPQGKHSAIQTFLASAIDRVAIPIKTASAFTELRCTFGGRSIVPDISVFTWQRIPLDANGEIENTFSIHPDWVIEILSPEQSSTRVIDNILFCLNAGTELGWLIDAEEKIIMVFRPGKQPETKENQDNLPVLSSLEDLQLSAQDVFSWLSLN
- the csx7 gene encoding type III CRISPR-associated RAMP protein Csx7, translating into MFDTFKNRLEIGGTLTTITALRISAGRSTEPIGSDLPVIKDAVGRPLIPGSSFKGALRSRLESFLRGIVGSDRKLVANPAVEDEWSLKADEIKLLKETYTNDFDLSTAILEETDLVSRLFGSPWIASKFQVRDLTVLPDSWFGQYQERDGVAIDRDTETAADAKLYDFQVVPAGTQFEFKAVVENAEPWELGLLTIGLHQFETKQIPLGGGRSRGLGVVKLDIQEMQWFDAEDDPELLLTYLQNLVNGEMDIYSCYPERIALLKQEWTNALITHLRTFMSANTTAEENSNV
- a CDS encoding RAMP superfamily CRISPR-associated protein produces the protein MFKRFVNQCTIELTITPAGPILIKSGKEGADPTKPDMEFVETYHGGGRTIYLPGSSLKGAIRAHAERIVRTVGSDRRPDNSTTVWASDPLSDDKEEQKNINLYLDNWKKKNKNHPHPGAELYKQSCFISQMFGNTAIASRVRIEDAYPVNPKQLKIEARNGVAIDRVFGSVIPGALFNYEVCTAGEFHTKIHLRNFTLAQLGLIGLVLRDLNQGWFGLGFAKSRGLGLVEVKLNSAIVQYPGCVIKDEQISAIAQQKKWPLTSLLGAGMFLEDEERSRYDFPANELKETSPKTTPMEFNFGVQQSWEGSEKVRELFSQTVEAWCQILQGTAA
- a CDS encoding RAMP superfamily CRISPR-associated protein — protein: MTDNRPIRRPQPNPTPETNNQKPYQLISLPSQPPPRDKPIGQDRFKSDRISGTISLRLTVKTATFVASGVTAMGSDLSGNAKNIPLIKTAVGRDRLLTIPGSSLKGVVRSAYEAITRSCLCKTKAESNQIPNGYRECKDNTKLCPACQVFGAMDWQGLIRFSDAILNNAQWSVGFMPSLYAPRKQRAGYYINGRIAGRKFYYHFVKSIDKGQQGIPVQQAGKELIFTTQVGLRNLSLAELGTLLIVLGQDSKNPIALKVGSGKPIGMGTMVVEVTEIQRIEKQKEWRDRYCNYNTSPPSLTGNSLKEFIRKAIELASTQLVQSQQLQELRQVLQWPTTREPIDGVY